A genome region from Mammaliicoccus sp. Marseille-Q6498 includes the following:
- a CDS encoding GAF domain-containing sensor histidine kinase: MEKPTRTSLLKEIAEFLNEETEMYSMMHGALKKLVSGSNFHTGWIFFIDDDGQHELVAEEALPPALTHNKCQYMTEGTCWCVTAYKNKKLTKASNIINCSRIVKATKEHHDKTDGITHHATVPLRSGNEQFGLLNIATPNTKRYSEEDLELLESVAFQIGSAIKRIILTDQEKEAARINERNRLARDLHDSVNQMLFSLKITAHAAKGITDHDAAKEAFQTIEDTSQSAVNEMRALIWQLKPVGLEQGLISAIKQYSQFIHIESEFEVEGLIDLPNIIEENVYRIIQESLNNINKHSGTNHAKIHLEQDNAQFKARISDNGKGFKNHHIENTISHGLRNMKQRAQVIKGHIEIHSEMNKGTEIVLTIPL, translated from the coding sequence ATGGAGAAACCAACACGTACAAGTCTTTTAAAAGAAATAGCTGAATTTCTAAATGAAGAGACTGAAATGTACAGTATGATGCACGGTGCACTAAAAAAATTAGTGAGTGGCAGTAATTTTCATACTGGCTGGATATTTTTTATAGACGATGATGGACAACACGAATTAGTAGCAGAAGAAGCCTTGCCACCTGCATTAACGCATAATAAGTGCCAATATATGACTGAAGGTACGTGTTGGTGTGTCACTGCATACAAGAATAAAAAGTTAACAAAAGCTTCGAATATTATTAACTGTTCGCGTATCGTAAAAGCTACAAAAGAACACCATGATAAAACAGACGGTATTACGCATCACGCAACAGTTCCATTAAGATCAGGAAACGAACAATTTGGTTTATTAAATATAGCGACACCCAATACGAAACGTTATTCTGAAGAAGATTTGGAGTTGTTAGAATCAGTAGCATTTCAAATTGGCTCTGCTATTAAAAGGATTATTTTAACTGATCAAGAAAAAGAAGCGGCTAGAATAAATGAGCGTAACCGTTTAGCGCGTGATTTACACGATTCCGTTAACCAAATGTTATTTTCATTAAAAATTACAGCTCATGCAGCAAAAGGTATTACAGATCATGATGCAGCGAAAGAAGCGTTCCAGACGATTGAAGATACGAGTCAAAGCGCAGTAAATGAAATGAGAGCGTTAATTTGGCAATTGAAACCTGTAGGACTGGAACAAGGACTCATATCAGCGATTAAACAATATAGTCAGTTTATTCATATCGAATCTGAGTTTGAAGTGGAAGGGTTAATCGATTTACCAAATATAATCGAAGAAAATGTTTATCGCATTATTCAGGAATCATTGAATAATATTAATAAACATTCAGGCACAAATCATGCAAAAATACATTTAGAACAAGACAATGCTCAATTTAAAGCTCGTATTTCGGACAACGGTAAAGGATTTAAAAATCATCATATAGAAAATACAATTTCACATGGTTTAAGAAATATGAAACAAAGAGCACAAGTTATTAAAGGACATATTGAAATACATTC
- a CDS encoding bifunctional GNAT family N-acetyltransferase/carbon-nitrogen hydrolase family protein: MSKSIDNNEFNVSINTRQMTFDDIDEVIALQAKCFPGMEPWERAHLESHLRMFPRGQIVVEFEGEIIGSCSSLIINFDEYDDRHTWDSITNNGYITNHNDQGHNLYGIEVMVHPDYRGMKVGARLYEARREIAYELNLKSIIIGGRIPNYHEYSDELTPREYVQGVIKHRIKDPVLTFQLMNDFTLMRINPNYLNDDVKSLKFATLMEWNNPDYMARSNVHFKTSEPVRICTVNYMMRKINSFEEFANQIEYFIDVAYDADSDFIVFPELLTTQLMSFDEQRNPAESIRKLTTYTSEYIEMFNQFAMKYNINIIGGSHFVEEGEDIYNISYLFRRDGSIEKQYKIHVTPNERKWWGVSPGNGVEVFDTDCGKIAIQICYDSEFPEMARIATEKGAKIIFTPFSTEDRQSYLRVKYCCMSRAIENQIYTVTSGTCGNLPQTENMDIQYSASAIYSPSDYGFARDGIVSETGENLEMVAIGEIDLEVLRRGRENGTVRHLRDRRHDVYTVTYNQ, from the coding sequence ATGTCAAAATCAATAGATAATAATGAATTTAATGTTAGTATTAATACTCGTCAAATGACTTTTGATGATATTGATGAAGTAATAGCATTACAAGCAAAATGTTTTCCGGGAATGGAACCGTGGGAAAGAGCACATTTAGAAAGTCATTTGAGAATGTTTCCAAGAGGACAAATTGTTGTTGAATTTGAAGGGGAAATTATTGGATCATGTTCATCTTTAATTATTAATTTTGATGAATACGATGATAGACATACTTGGGATAGCATTACAAATAACGGTTATATTACTAACCATAATGATCAAGGTCATAATTTATATGGTATTGAAGTCATGGTACATCCTGACTATAGAGGGATGAAGGTTGGCGCAAGATTATACGAAGCACGTCGTGAAATTGCATATGAATTAAACCTTAAAAGCATCATAATTGGTGGTAGAATTCCAAACTATCATGAATATAGTGACGAACTAACACCTAGAGAATATGTTCAAGGTGTTATTAAACATAGAATTAAAGACCCAGTCTTAACATTCCAATTAATGAATGATTTTACTTTGATGAGAATTAATCCAAATTATTTAAACGATGATGTTAAAAGTTTGAAATTTGCAACGCTTATGGAATGGAATAATCCAGATTATATGGCGAGAAGCAATGTCCACTTTAAAACGAGTGAACCTGTTAGAATTTGTACAGTAAACTATATGATGCGTAAAATTAACTCATTTGAAGAGTTTGCAAATCAAATTGAATACTTTATTGATGTTGCTTATGATGCAGACAGTGACTTTATTGTATTTCCAGAGTTGTTGACGACTCAATTAATGAGTTTTGATGAGCAAAGAAATCCCGCTGAATCTATACGTAAGTTAACGACTTATACATCTGAATATATCGAAATGTTTAATCAATTTGCGATGAAATATAATATTAATATTATTGGTGGCTCACACTTCGTTGAAGAAGGCGAAGATATTTATAATATTTCATATTTATTCCGTCGTGACGGTTCAATTGAAAAACAATATAAAATCCACGTAACACCAAATGAACGAAAATGGTGGGGTGTATCACCAGGTAACGGTGTTGAAGTATTCGATACAGATTGCGGTAAAATCGCGATTCAAATCTGTTATGACAGTGAATTCCCTGAAATGGCTAGAATTGCAACTGAAAAAGGCGCGAAAATTATTTTCACACCATTCTCAACTGAAGATAGACAAAGTTATTTACGTGTTAAATACTGTTGCATGTCTAGAGCAATTGAAAATCAAATTTATACAGTAACGTCTGGTACTTGTGGTAACTTACCACAAACTGAAAATATGGATATTCAATATAGTGCATCAGCAATATACTCACCTTCAGACTATGGATTTGCGCGTGATGGTATTGTAAGTGAAACAGGTGAAAACTTAGAAATGGTCGCAATAGGTGAAATAGACTTAGAAGTGTTAAGAAGAGGTAGAGAAAACGGTACTGTAAGACATTTAAGAGACAGAAGACATGATGTTTATACTGTAACTTATAATCAATAA
- the ppx gene encoding exopolyphosphatase — translation MKRLGLIDIGSNTIRLVIFECSKETGLNELQNVKTPARLSQYLTEDKEMTEEGINVLVETLNSFKKVAKKFFVEELVPAATAAVRQSKNLDQIIEKVKSKTNLDIEVIPEEDEAFYGFYAATHTLNIENGMTVDIGGGSTEVTYFEKKKLKEAISFPFGVVTLQKLFFDGKDHNDKNAIKKCEKYVKEQFESVKWIKDKKVPIIGIGGSARNNARIHQSLHNYPIAGVHGYDMTKKGLEEVFETLKKSDSSDLKDLDGLSRDRTDIIMPSSIVFNTLFDISDASRFTFSRKGLREGVVMTRLKEEFPQSFNRENVTVDALKYLANEYHIYPSNGKQRMKLAESLLNIVINETDLKISKEERALFKEAAYIYYLGSFIDADSSSQHTYYIIANSSINGLSHKERVKLALLASFKNKTLLKFYAKETSWFNDSEVEQIQKLGGIIKFAHALNVSNTDCIESIELIDNKDEYELKVEYVTDPIAEQYQSERQKKHIEKLLPKKLNIKFTQG, via the coding sequence ATGAAGAGATTAGGATTAATAGATATTGGTTCAAATACAATAAGACTTGTGATTTTTGAATGTTCAAAAGAAACAGGATTGAATGAATTACAGAACGTTAAAACACCTGCAAGATTGAGTCAATATTTAACTGAAGATAAAGAAATGACTGAAGAAGGAATAAACGTTTTAGTTGAAACGTTAAATAGTTTCAAAAAAGTTGCTAAGAAATTTTTTGTAGAAGAACTTGTACCCGCAGCTACTGCAGCTGTTAGACAATCGAAAAATTTAGACCAAATTATTGAAAAAGTTAAATCTAAAACAAATCTTGATATCGAAGTGATTCCTGAAGAAGACGAAGCGTTTTATGGATTTTATGCTGCGACACACACACTTAATATTGAAAATGGTATGACCGTTGATATTGGTGGTGGGTCTACTGAAGTAACTTATTTTGAAAAGAAAAAATTGAAAGAAGCGATTAGTTTTCCTTTTGGTGTAGTGACTTTACAAAAATTGTTTTTCGATGGCAAAGACCACAATGATAAAAATGCTATAAAAAAATGCGAAAAATACGTTAAAGAACAATTTGAATCGGTAAAATGGATCAAAGATAAAAAAGTGCCGATTATAGGCATAGGTGGTTCTGCACGAAATAATGCGCGAATCCATCAATCACTTCATAACTATCCAATAGCGGGTGTACATGGTTATGATATGACGAAAAAAGGGCTTGAAGAAGTATTTGAAACGTTGAAAAAATCAGATAGTAGTGATTTGAAAGATTTAGACGGTTTGAGTAGAGATCGCACAGATATTATTATGCCAAGTTCAATCGTGTTTAATACGTTGTTCGATATCAGTGATGCTTCAAGATTTACTTTCTCAAGAAAAGGTTTAAGAGAAGGCGTAGTGATGACAAGATTAAAAGAAGAATTTCCTCAATCATTTAATAGAGAAAATGTAACAGTAGATGCTTTAAAATATTTAGCTAATGAATATCACATTTATCCATCAAATGGTAAACAAAGAATGAAATTAGCAGAATCATTATTAAATATTGTTATAAATGAGACGGACTTAAAAATCTCTAAAGAAGAAAGAGCGTTGTTTAAAGAAGCGGCATATATTTATTATTTAGGATCATTTATAGATGCAGATTCAAGTTCACAACATACTTATTATATTATTGCGAACTCAAGTATTAACGGATTATCACATAAAGAACGCGTGAAATTAGCACTTTTAGCAAGCTTTAAAAACAAAACTTTATTAAAATTCTATGCAAAAGAAACATCATGGTTTAATGATAGTGAAGTTGAACAAATTCAAAAATTAGGTGGCATTATCAAATTCGCACATGCTTTGAACGTTTCAAACACGGATTGTATAGAATCCATTGAATTAATTGATAACAAAGATGAATATGAATTAAAAGTAGAATATGTTACAGATCCAATTGCAGAGCAGTATCAGTCTGAAAGACAAAAAAAGCATATAGAAAAGTTGTTACCTAAGAAACTTAATATAAAATTTACACAAGGTTAA
- a CDS encoding RNA degradosome polyphosphate kinase, with protein sequence MGTQSEQYYLDNPDYYNNRELSWLDFNYRVLEEAIDPNNPLLEQMKFLAIHSSNLDEFFMVRVAGLKDQVKMSFNEPENKAQLTPKQQLIGIEEKNRVNVELQYKRFNELKNQLKSYNIFITQPERLPESLINKLQQQFNSEILPTLSPLGIDAYRPFPKLNNRMLNLFVDIRLNDGEIKSAIVPVPTLLERIIKLEHEGKKYIVFLEDVISLFIEQLFNGFEVINTYTFRVTRNADLTIHEDGAEDLLIEIERFLKERKSGAAVRLELDSRHIDADVKSLFLMNELEISNQDVYRVDGPLDLTVLFSLVGQLEELFPDLLFKPYTPQLPASLNNKNIYELALERDIFFHHPYESFKPIVEFIKEASEDPNTLAIKQTLYRVSMDSPIIQALKNAAENGKQVTVLVELKARFDEENNVQWAKMLEDAGCNVIYGMTFLKTHSKITLVIKKVNGKVIPFVHLGTGNYNDKTAKLYTDMGIITTNPKIGEDAINFFNYLSGYSLKPEYNELIVAPFEIRDFFVDHIEQEMICHKEHGNGLIIAKMNSLTDKTVIKKLFEASQCGVKIKLIIRGICCLKPGIKGVSENIEVISIVGRFLEHSRIYYFHHNGKEKMYLSSADMMTRNMIKRVEILFPILDTQVVKRLKSFLNLQLNDGLKGRIQNANGVYQYNEFGNKQMDSQQMLMDEALLNAKEMQQNQIKIGKPVKSRKNNFFNRFKERLSR encoded by the coding sequence ATGGGAACACAATCGGAACAATATTATCTTGATAATCCAGATTATTATAACAACCGGGAATTAAGCTGGCTAGACTTTAATTACCGTGTTCTTGAAGAAGCAATTGATCCTAACAACCCATTACTTGAACAAATGAAATTTTTAGCTATTCATAGTTCGAACTTGGATGAATTTTTCATGGTCAGAGTGGCAGGATTAAAAGACCAAGTAAAAATGAGTTTTAATGAGCCGGAGAATAAAGCGCAATTAACACCTAAACAACAGCTCATAGGCATTGAAGAAAAGAATAGAGTAAACGTCGAACTTCAATATAAGAGATTTAATGAATTAAAAAATCAATTAAAATCTTACAACATTTTTATAACACAGCCAGAAAGGTTACCAGAAAGTCTGATCAATAAATTACAACAACAATTTAATTCTGAAATATTGCCAACATTGTCACCACTTGGAATTGATGCGTATCGTCCATTTCCTAAATTAAATAATAGAATGCTTAATTTATTTGTTGATATTCGTTTAAATGATGGTGAAATTAAGTCAGCAATTGTGCCTGTTCCAACACTGTTAGAGAGAATTATAAAGTTAGAACATGAAGGTAAGAAATATATTGTTTTTCTTGAAGATGTTATTTCTTTATTTATAGAACAATTATTTAATGGCTTTGAAGTGATTAATACGTATACATTCAGAGTGACAAGAAATGCTGACTTAACGATTCATGAAGATGGTGCGGAAGATTTACTTATTGAAATTGAGCGATTTTTAAAAGAACGTAAAAGCGGTGCTGCTGTTAGATTAGAATTAGATAGTAGACATATAGATGCTGATGTAAAAAGCTTATTCTTAATGAATGAATTAGAAATTAGTAATCAAGATGTATACAGGGTTGATGGTCCGCTAGATTTAACTGTTTTATTCTCTCTTGTCGGTCAATTGGAAGAATTGTTTCCTGACCTTTTATTTAAACCATATACACCACAATTACCTGCATCTTTAAATAATAAAAACATTTATGAATTAGCTTTAGAAAGAGATATATTTTTCCATCATCCATATGAATCTTTTAAACCAATAGTAGAATTTATAAAAGAAGCTTCTGAAGATCCAAATACACTTGCTATTAAACAAACTTTATATCGTGTGAGTATGGATTCTCCGATCATTCAAGCACTTAAAAATGCTGCTGAAAATGGAAAACAAGTCACAGTATTAGTTGAATTAAAAGCGAGATTCGATGAAGAAAATAATGTGCAATGGGCGAAGATGCTTGAAGATGCTGGTTGTAACGTCATATACGGTATGACATTCTTAAAAACACATAGTAAAATCACGCTCGTAATTAAAAAAGTAAATGGCAAAGTTATACCATTCGTCCATTTAGGAACGGGTAACTACAACGATAAAACAGCTAAATTATATACGGATATGGGCATTATTACGACTAACCCTAAAATAGGAGAAGACGCAATTAACTTCTTTAACTATTTAAGTGGTTACTCTTTAAAACCAGAATATAACGAATTAATCGTCGCTCCATTTGAGATTAGAGATTTCTTTGTTGATCATATCGAACAAGAAATGATTTGCCATAAAGAACACGGTAACGGTTTAATCATTGCTAAAATGAACTCATTAACCGATAAAACAGTAATCAAAAAATTATTCGAAGCATCACAATGCGGTGTGAAAATAAAACTGATTATCCGTGGTATTTGCTGTTTGAAACCAGGCATTAAAGGTGTCAGTGAGAACATTGAAGTGATAAGTATAGTAGGCAGATTTTTAGAACACTCAAGAATTTATTATTTCCATCACAATGGCAAAGAAAAAATGTATTTATCTTCAGCTGATATGATGACAAGAAATATGATTAAACGAGTAGAAATTTTATTCCCGATTCTAGACACTCAAGTAGTGAAAAGATTAAAATCATTTTTAAATCTACAATTAAATGACGGTTTAAAAGGTAGAATACAAAATGCTAACGGTGTGTATCAATATAATGAATTTGGTAACAAACAGATGGATTCACAACAAATGTTGATGGACGAAGCACTGTTAAACGCTAAAGAAATGCAGCAAAATCAAATTAAAATTGGTAAACCAGTTAAAAGTAGAAAAAATAATTTCTTTAATCGATTTAAAGAAAGATTAAGTAGATAA
- a CDS encoding RluA family pseudouridine synthase, translated as MKITIPSKYEGQTIEEMFKSLHLPKKELHLLRMSKEITLNDEQSTFGSNLSEGDTLNIPVLNETSQYVPSYRLAEVKYEDEFLAIVVKPKGVKTHPNDLKEANTLMNHVIYTLDSDYVEPVHRLDQETVGLLLIAKHPIAKKILDRMLEDRKITRTYKAQVDSLLPLKPQTIDMPIGKDKFHPNKRRVSPTGQRAITHIIESHMLDERTAEVELKLDTGRTHQIRVHLAEIGHPVVGDPLYNNSKLRQLKLHSYKIEFEHPFKDEVISVTLDD; from the coding sequence ATGAAAATAACAATACCATCGAAATACGAAGGCCAAACAATAGAAGAAATGTTTAAATCATTACATTTACCTAAGAAAGAATTACATCTATTAAGAATGTCTAAAGAGATTACTTTAAATGATGAACAAAGTACTTTTGGAAGCAATTTATCTGAAGGAGATACTTTAAACATACCGGTACTCAATGAAACAAGTCAGTATGTTCCAAGTTATCGATTAGCAGAAGTAAAATATGAAGATGAATTTTTAGCTATAGTTGTAAAACCTAAAGGCGTTAAGACACATCCAAACGATTTGAAAGAAGCAAATACTTTAATGAATCACGTCATTTATACTTTGGATTCTGATTATGTAGAACCTGTTCATAGACTTGACCAAGAAACTGTAGGACTGTTGCTTATTGCTAAACACCCTATCGCTAAAAAAATACTTGACCGTATGTTAGAAGATAGAAAAATCACACGTACTTATAAAGCTCAAGTAGATAGTCTATTACCGTTGAAGCCACAAACAATTGATATGCCAATAGGAAAAGACAAATTCCATCCTAATAAACGACGTGTATCTCCAACCGGTCAAAGAGCAATCACGCATATAATAGAAAGCCATATGTTAGACGAACGTACTGCAGAAGTCGAACTAAAATTAGACACAGGACGTACCCATCAAATTCGTGTACATTTAGCTGAAATCGGTCACCCAGTTGTTGGAGACCCACTGTATAATAACAGTAAATTAAGACAACTAAAATTACACAGCTATAAAATTGAATTTGAACATCCTTTCAAAGATGAAGTGATTTCCGTTACATTAGATGATTAA